The Lujinxingia vulgaris genome includes a region encoding these proteins:
- a CDS encoding IS3 family transposase produces the protein MERHPAMSERKLCGLLGLNRSTVWRQKKGVSRRVVNLEKEREKRELVERMQELVKEYPTWGYRRIWAWLRFRDLRCINKKRVERLMCENGWQARCIVNTPRPRVAQSISQASQPDERWAMDATSLYCEQDGWIGVMAVIDCCTREIVGIDVARRGRAVEAQRALESACLKRFGLIYPNGESRPVLRSDNGKVFTSKSFTGSCKQYGLTQEFITPYTPQQNGLIERFFRSLKEECIWMTNFKTFAQAREAIETWVEFYNTERPHQALGYKSPAEYGAQFGELVA, from the coding sequence ATGGAACGTCACCCGGCGATGAGTGAGCGGAAGTTGTGTGGGTTGTTGGGGTTGAACCGCTCCACGGTCTGGCGCCAGAAAAAGGGTGTGAGTCGCCGGGTGGTCAACCTTGAGAAGGAGCGCGAGAAGCGTGAGCTCGTGGAGCGGATGCAGGAGCTCGTCAAAGAGTACCCGACCTGGGGCTACCGCCGAATCTGGGCCTGGCTTCGTTTTCGAGACCTGCGCTGCATCAACAAGAAACGCGTGGAGCGCCTGATGTGCGAGAACGGCTGGCAGGCCCGCTGCATCGTAAATACGCCTCGCCCGCGTGTAGCTCAGTCCATCTCTCAGGCCTCACAACCTGACGAGCGCTGGGCTATGGACGCAACGAGCCTGTACTGCGAACAGGACGGCTGGATTGGCGTGATGGCTGTGATTGACTGCTGCACCCGCGAGATTGTTGGCATCGACGTCGCTCGCCGAGGACGTGCCGTGGAAGCGCAGCGAGCCCTGGAGAGCGCGTGCTTGAAGCGTTTTGGCCTTATCTACCCCAACGGCGAGTCGCGACCGGTGCTGCGCAGCGACAATGGCAAAGTGTTCACGTCGAAGTCCTTCACCGGAAGCTGCAAGCAGTACGGTCTGACTCAGGAGTTCATCACGCCCTATACGCCGCAGCAGAACGGGCTGATTGAGCGCTTCTTCCGCTCGCTCAAAGAAGAGTGCATCTGGATGACGAACTTCAAGACCTTTGCGCAGGCCCGGGAGGCGATTGAGACCTGGGTTGAGTTCTACAACACCGAGCGACCCCACCAGGCGCTCGGGTACAAATCACCGGCTGAGTATGGTGCTCAGTTTGGCGAGTTGGTGGCCTGA
- a CDS encoding DUF1153 domain-containing protein: MSEELPEDIKRWTSKRRTALVLQIIRGETTVNEAARQYDLKPSEIEQWYETFLDAGENGLKSRPKEEIERKDAQIAKLQQKIGELVMDIDVIKEVQHMAKLDPFGSGWRSED; encoded by the coding sequence ATGAGCGAAGAGTTGCCGGAAGACATCAAGCGTTGGACCTCGAAGCGTCGTACCGCGCTGGTACTCCAGATTATCCGCGGGGAGACGACGGTGAACGAGGCTGCGCGCCAATACGACCTGAAGCCCAGCGAGATTGAGCAGTGGTACGAGACCTTCCTGGATGCGGGTGAAAACGGGCTGAAGAGCCGTCCAAAAGAAGAGATTGAGCGCAAAGATGCCCAAATCGCGAAGCTGCAACAGAAGATTGGCGAGCTGGTGATGGACATCGACGTCATCAAGGAGGTCCAGCACATGGCCAAGCTCGACCCTTTTGGCTCAGGGTGGCGCTCCGAGGATTGA
- a CDS encoding porin has product MVRMKSRAAIAIVALSLLTATDAWAQEPDSPEERELDGTNPPALSEGDPEADPEGQGDDAQAAPEEAVSQAQQSAEEEARREAAPGELVDPVEERQGRQATIVDTQEVELSDEEVNEELSPEQPPVGTVALSPAQAPSGGVVIAGNGDSFAGPWTLSLGGYIRAGYTAIGDDPNVALIGRNDGFTMADARLTTTGQMDNGLGFVFQFDAGSRLVRTSQDSPVDELALRMTDVYAYYAPLEFLEINVGQFKAPFDVEDLISTGNLLFVHRAVANRGVQNVEGYNVDGLSAGRQIGVQLRGDYFFGGEDDEGPGISYALAATNGNGPNASLNANDRLAYFGRLMLHWGDEVALGSAVFYNDDTFGEEPNRVDRVRQGWTADLQVNLFGASVLANVVAASVDSPDLPDDPELSALGYSVQLAYQAPFGIQPAYRLASYDPSSSYGDEPSVIFENDALTYHTIGLNYNAPTYPVRVMANYTLTTEQDARRLDNDRLDLLLQLSW; this is encoded by the coding sequence ATGGTGCGTATGAAGTCCAGGGCGGCGATCGCCATCGTCGCGCTCTCCCTCCTCACTGCAACCGACGCGTGGGCCCAGGAGCCCGATAGCCCCGAAGAGCGTGAGCTCGACGGCACCAACCCGCCCGCGTTGAGCGAAGGCGACCCCGAGGCCGACCCGGAGGGACAAGGCGATGATGCCCAGGCGGCGCCGGAGGAGGCCGTAAGCCAGGCGCAGCAGTCCGCCGAAGAAGAAGCGCGCCGCGAAGCGGCGCCCGGCGAGCTGGTCGATCCGGTGGAAGAGCGCCAGGGCCGCCAGGCCACGATCGTGGATACGCAGGAGGTCGAGCTCAGCGATGAGGAGGTCAACGAAGAGCTCAGCCCGGAGCAGCCTCCGGTGGGCACCGTCGCCCTCTCCCCTGCTCAAGCCCCGTCTGGCGGCGTGGTCATCGCCGGTAACGGCGACTCTTTCGCCGGCCCCTGGACGCTCAGCCTGGGCGGCTACATCCGCGCCGGCTACACCGCCATCGGAGACGATCCCAACGTCGCGCTCATCGGGCGCAACGACGGCTTCACCATGGCCGATGCGCGTCTGACCACCACCGGGCAGATGGACAACGGGCTGGGCTTTGTCTTTCAGTTCGACGCCGGCAGCCGCCTCGTGCGCACCAGCCAGGACTCCCCGGTCGATGAGCTCGCCCTGCGCATGACCGACGTCTACGCCTATTATGCGCCGCTGGAGTTTCTGGAGATCAACGTCGGGCAGTTCAAAGCGCCCTTTGACGTCGAAGACCTGATCTCCACCGGCAACCTCCTCTTCGTGCACCGCGCGGTGGCCAACCGCGGCGTGCAGAATGTGGAAGGTTATAACGTCGACGGCCTCTCGGCCGGCCGCCAGATCGGGGTGCAGCTTCGCGGCGACTACTTCTTCGGCGGCGAAGATGATGAGGGCCCCGGCATCAGCTACGCGCTGGCGGCGACCAACGGCAACGGCCCCAACGCCTCGCTCAACGCAAACGATCGCCTGGCCTACTTCGGCCGGCTCATGCTGCACTGGGGCGATGAAGTCGCCCTGGGGAGCGCCGTCTTCTACAACGACGACACCTTTGGCGAGGAGCCCAACCGCGTCGACCGCGTTCGCCAGGGCTGGACGGCCGACCTTCAGGTCAACCTCTTCGGGGCCTCCGTGCTGGCCAACGTCGTGGCCGCAAGCGTCGACTCCCCCGACCTCCCCGATGACCCGGAGCTCAGCGCGCTGGGCTACTCCGTGCAGCTCGCCTACCAGGCCCCCTTCGGCATTCAGCCGGCCTACCGCCTGGCCAGCTACGACCCCTCAAGCAGCTACGGCGATGAGCCCAGCGTGATCTTTGAGAACGACGCGCTCACCTACCACACGATCGGCCTCAACTATAACGCGCCCACCTACCCGGTGCGCGTGATGGCCAACTACACCCTGACCACCGAGCAGGACGCGCGCCGTCTCGACAACGATCGCCTCGATCTGCTCCTTCAGCTCAGCTGGTAA